The window GGCGAGATCAAGCCCCACGTCCGGAAGTTCTGGGACACCGGCGCCCTGCCCGGCGTGCTGCTGGGCCGCAAGGAGGTCGACGCCTCCAGCGTCTGGCACGGCCGCCTGGACGCCCTGATCAAGGGCGGCGCACCCCTCGCCTACCAGTGGAACGGCGCCCGCCGCCAGAGCAACGGGCTCGGCATCCCCAAGGGAGCCGCCAACCTCGACGCCGCCTACCGACTCGTCGACTTCTCGCTGCGCCCCGAAGTACAGGCCGCCTACGCCGAGATCTACCCCATGGCCCCCTCGGTGCCCGCCGCCTACAAGAGGCTCAAGCCCGCCACCGCCGCCAACCTGGGCAGCTCGCCCGAGCACCTGAAGAGCGGCTTCGACCTGGACGTCGAGTGGTGGATCAAGAACCAGGACGCCGTGTCCAAGCGCTGGCAGGAGTGGACGCATGCCTGACCTGAACGTGATGCCCGACCCCTCGCTCACCGTCCCGTCGATGCCGACCGGCACCGGAAAACCCCTGTCCGTCACGCGACTTCGCAAGACCTACGGGGGCGTCACCGCCGTCGACGAGGTCTCCATGGAGATCGCGGCGGGCGAGTTCGTCACCTTCCTCGGAGCGTCCGGCTCCGGCAAGACCACCACCCTGATGATGATCGCCGGGTTCTGCGAGCCCGACTCCGGCAGCATCGTCGTCGGCGGCCGTGACGTCACCCGCCTCGCCCCGCAGAAACGCGGACTGGGCTTCGTCTTCCAGCAGTACCTGCTCTTCCCGCACATGACGGTGTGGGACAACGTCGCCTTCCCGCTGACCCTGCGCGGTGTGTCCAAGGCGGACCAGCGCCGCCGGGTCGGCGAGACCCTGGAGATGGCCGGACTGTCGGCCATGGCCCGCCGCCGGCCACGCGAACTCTCCGGCGGCCAGCAGCAGCGCGTCGCGCTGTGCCGGGCCCTGGTCTACCGGCCCCCGGTCATCCTGATGGACGAACCGCTGGGCGCCCTCGACAAGAAGCTGCGCGACCAGCTCCAGACCGAGATCAAGCGCATCCAGCAGGAACTCGGCCTGACCGTCATCTATGTGACGCACGACCAGGAAGAGGCCCTGGTCCTCTCCGACCGCATCGCGGTCATGCGGGACGGGCGGATCGACCAGTTCGACACCCCGCAGGAACTCTTCGAACGCCCGCGCACCCCGTTCGTGGCCGACTTCCTCGGCGCCGCCAACTTCCTCCCGGGCCGCCTGGAAGCGCACACGGGGGAGATCACCACCGTCCGGCTCGACTCGGGCGGCCTGATCACGGCCCGTCCGCAGGCCGTCCCGGACGGAGCGCGGGTGCGCGCTGCGGTCCAGCCCGGCCGGCTCGTCCTGTGCCCGCCCGACCAGGGCTTCTGTACCGGGACCGTCGAGACGGTCACCTACGTCGGGACCCTCGTACGCGTCACCGTCCGTCCCCTGGGCGGCGCCGACACCGAACCCGTACGGCTCGAACTGCCCGCCGGACGCGCCCCCTCCTTCGGCGAGCGCGTCGGCCTCACCGCGGACCCCGCGAACGTCAGCGTCTTCCCCGACACGGAAAACGGGGGGTGACGACGTGGCCGTACTCGCTCCGGCATCCCGGCCCGCCGCCCCGGTGCCCCGCAGGAAACGACAGGCCCGCCTGCTCTCCGACCGCCGCACCCGCTTCGGACTGCTCAACGCCGCGCCCGTCGTCCTCTATCTGCTGATCCTCTTCGTCTATCCGATCTTCAGCACCCTGATGCTGAGCCTCAAGGACCAGGCCGGCGGCTTCACCCTCCACTGGTACGCCGACGCCTTCCGCGGCGCCAACCTGGAGATCCTGCTCACCACCCTGCGGATCTCCGCCGAGACCTCACTGATCAGCCTGGTCGTCGGTTTCGTGCTGGCCTCCGCGATCTGCCGGCTCAAGCCCCTGTGGGCGGGCCTCGCGATGCTCGTGGTGGTCGTCCCGCACTTCATCAGCGCCCTGGTGCGCACCTACGGCTGGATCATCCTGCTCGGTGACAACGGCGTGGTGAACAACGCCCTCACCGACTCGCGCTTCCCCGGCGCACCCTTCCAACTGCTCTACAACGAGATCGGCGTCGTCATCGGCACCACCGCCGTGATGCTGCCGTACACCGTGCTGCTGCTGTACGCCGTCATGAAGGGCATCGACCGACGGCTCCTGGCCGCCGCGGCCAGCATGGGCGCCGGAAAGATCACCATCTTCCGCCGTGTCTACGTTCCCCTGGTGGCACCCGGCCTGGTCAACGCCGGTGTCCTGTGCTTCATCCTCTGCCTCGGCTACTACCTCACACCCGCCCTGATGGGCGGCGAGAAGCAGACCATGGTCGCCTCGCTCATCGACGAACAGGTCATGAAGCAGAACCAGTGGAACGGCGCCTCGGCGCTCGGCATCATCCTGCTGCTCTTCACCTTCGCCGGGCTGATCCTGCTGCGGCTGCTGAAGTCGGCGGGCGAGGCCTACCGGAACCGGGGGACGGCGTCATGATCGAGCTGCGTGCCACCCTGGCCGGACGCATCGCCCTGGCCGTCCTGTCCACCCTGATCCTGCTGTTCCTGGCGATGCCGATCATCGTCATCGTGGTCACCTCCTTCGGCAAGGACGCCTTCGGCTCGTTCCCTCCGGAGGCCTGGACGCTCGGCTGGTACGAGCAGTTGTTCGCCGACGGCAGCAAATGGCCGGCCGCGCTCTCGTTGAGCGTGCTGGTCGCCTCCCTGACCACCGTCTTCTCCCTCGTCCTCGGCATCACGGCGGCCACGGCACTGGTCCGCAGCGACCTGCCCCTGCGCTCCGCGGTCTACGGCCTGGTCCTCGCCCCGCTGGTGATCCCTCAGGTCGTCATCGCCCTCGGCCTGTTCCTGCTCTTCGAACCGGCCGCGATGCTCGGCAGCCCCATCGCCATCGCCTTCGGCCACACCGTGCTGGCCTCGCCCATCGCGGTCATGATCCTCATGGCCACGCTGAAGGGCATCGACGAACGCCTGGAGGACGCGGCCGCCAGCATGGGCGCCAGCCGCCTGACCGTCTGGCGACGCATCACCTTCCCCCTCGCCGCGCCGGGCATGATCGCCGCCGCGATCTTCTCCTTCATCACCAGCTTCGACGAGTTCTTCATCTCGCAGTTCCTGTCCTCCGTGGACACCGTGACGCTGCCCGTCCAGGTGTTCAACGTCCTCCAGTACAACGTCGATCCGTCGGTGACCGCCGTCAGCGCGATCCTCATCGCGGTCGCCGTCGTCGCCCTCGCCCTGGTCGTCGCCGTGCGCCGACTGGGCGGCCCGGGCAAGCAGGCGGGCCTGCTGCCCACGGAATCCGCCGTGAGCCTCCCCGCCGGAAGTGAGACCCGATGACCATCAGCACCCAGGCCCCGGCCGGTGAACTCTCCGCCACCGCGGCCAGACACCTGCTCCTCAACATGACCCCCAACGGCTCGCTCGGCCGCTCCGGCGAGAACCTCTTCGTCGTCCGGCGCGGCGAGGGACCGTACGTCGACGACGCGGACGGCAAGCGCTACATCGACGGCCTCTCCGGCCTGTACTGCTGCCAGCTCGGCTACTCCTACGCCCCCGAGTTCGCCGAGGCCGCCGACCGCCAGCTGCGCGAGCTGTGCTTCAGCCCCCTGTGGTCCTCCTCCGCGCACCCCACGGCCATCGAGCTGTCGGAGCGCCTTGCGCGCATCGCCCCCGTCGACATCGAGCACACCTTCTTCTCCGGCGGCGGCGCCGAAGCCGTCGAGACCGCCTGGAAGATCGCCCGCCGCTACCACGCCCTGCGTGGCGAAGCGGGCCGCACCAAGGCCATCGCCCGCCGCGGCGCCTACCACGGCCTGACCCTCGGCGCCCTCTCCCTCACCGACGACCCCGGGCTGCGCGAACCGTACGGACCGGGCGCGATCGAGACCCGGTTCGTCTCCAACACCAACCGCTTCGGCCTCGCCCCCGAGGCACCCGGGGCTCCCGAGGCCCCCGAGCGCATGGACGACGAGACGTTCACCTCCCACCTGCTCGCCGAGCTGGAGGCCGCGATCCTGGCCGAGGGCCCGGACACCGTCGCGATGCTGATCGCCGAGCCGGTGCAGAACCGGGGCGGCTGCATCACCCCGCCCGAGGGCTACTGGCCGGGCCTGCGCGCCCTGGCCGACCGGTACGGCTTCCTGCTCGTCACCGACGAGGTCATCACGGCCTTCGGACGGCTGGGGGAGTGGTTCGGCGGCGACCTGTACGGGGCCCGCCCCGACATCGTCACCGTCGCCAAGGGCATCACCGCCGGCTACGCCCCCATGGGAGCGACGCTCGTCAGCGACCGCGTCACCGAGGTCATCAACCGGCCCGGCGCCGTCCTCAACCACGGCTACACCTTCGCCGGCCACCCGCTCAGCGCCGCCATCGCCCTGCGCAGCCTGGACATCATGGAGCGGGACCGGATCCTGGACAACGTCCGCGGCCACCAGGCGCATCTGGCCCGGCGCATGGACGCCCTGACCGACCTGCCGATCGTCGGAGACGTCCGCGGCGCCGGCTTCTTCTACGCCGTCGAACTCACCGGAGACCTCGACGACGGCGGCTTCGGCGACACAGCCCGCACCGCGCTCGTCGCCGACCTGATCCCGCGCCGGCTGCGCGAGGCAGGGCTGCTCGCCCGCGTCTACAACCGCGCCGCCCCACTGGTCCAGATCGCGCCGCCGCTGATCAGCGACCGCGAACTCCTCGACCGTATCGGCGACATCATCGCGGCCACCCTCGACGAGGCCTCCGCCCGCCTCTGACACCCGCCTCACACCCGTCCTGGAAAGGAACCCCATGTACTCCATCGGCCCCCTGACCGTCGCCCCCGGCGAGCGCGCGCAGGGTCTGATCCCCGTCGGCACCAGCACCTACGGCGTGGAGCTCGGCATCCCGCTGATCGTCGTCAACGGAACCGAGGACGGCCCGGTCCTGTGTGTGGACGCCGGTGTGCACGGCGACGAGTACGACGGCCAGGAGGCCATCCGCCGCGTGCTCGCCGAGGTCGACCCGGTGGGCCTGCGCGGCACGCTCGTCGGCATCCCCTGCATGAACACCCCCGCCTTCGAGGCGGCGGCCCGCACCAGCGGCCTCGATCACCTGAACCTCAACCGGATCTTCCCGGGCGACGCGGACGGCTCCTACTCGCTGCGCCTGGCCGCCACCTTCGTCGAGCAGGTCGTCCCGGCCATCGACGCCCTGGTCGACCTGCACACCGGCGGCACCTTCGGCGAGATCGCCCCGCTCACCATCGTCCAGGGCGGCTACGAGGACCTGGCCACCGGCATCGGCCTGGCCGCCGGGCACCGGCTGATCTGGAAGGGCGGCAAGTGGGGCGGCACGGTCCGCCACCCCACCCTGGCTGCGGGCAAGCCGGCCATCACCATCGAGGCGGGCGGCGGCACCTACCGCGAGGAGAACGTCCGACTGCACATCGACTCCGTCCTCAACATCATGCGGCAGCTGAACATGACCGACGGCGGTGCCGAACTGCGGGACGACTACATCGCCGTCTCCGGCACCTTCGCCCGCTCCGCCGCCGGCGGCTTCTTCCTCGGCCACGCCGCACCGGGCGAGACGTGCAAGCAAGGCGACCTGATCGCCCACATCGTCGACCACTACGGCAACACGCTGGAGGAGGTCCGCGCCCCGCAGGACGGCATCGTGCTCTGGGTGCGCCGGATCCGCACCGTCCGGCCCGGCGACGAGGTCGTCATCTTCGGCGAGGTGCAGGGAGAGATCCAGCCATGAGCGGCGAGCCCGAGCTGCTGCTCGTCGACGGCAAGCGGATCCCCGCCGCCGACGGACGTACCTTCACTGTCCTCGACCCGGCGGACGGCACGGCCCTCACCCAGGTGGCGCTGGCCGGACCGGCGGACGTGGACCAGGCCGTGGCGGCGGCCCGCGCGGCCTTCACCGCGCCCGAGTGGGCCCGGATGCGCGCCGCCGACCGGGGCAGGCTGCTGACCCGCATCGCGGACGCGATACGCGGCGAGGGCGAGCGGCTGGCGCGCCTGGAGTGCCAGGACGTCGGCAAGCCGCTCCGCCAGGCCAGGGCCGACGTCGAGTCCGCCGCCCGCTACTTCGAGTTCTACGCGGGCATCGCCGACAAGCTCGGCGGCTCCACGATCCCCCTCGGGCCCGGCCTGATCGACTACACCGTCCGTGAACCCATCGGCGTCTCCGGCCAGATCATCCCGTTCAACTACCCCCTCCAGAACACCGCCCGCGGTTCCGCCCCGGCCCTCGCGGCAGGCTGCACGGTGGTGCTCAAGCCCTCCCCGGAGGCGCCCCTCACCCCGCTGGAGATCGGCCGGATCGCGCTGGAGTGCGGGCTGCCGCCGGGCGTGCTGAACGTCGTACCCGGCGACGCCGAGACCGGCGCGGCCCTCGCCGGGCACCCGGGCATCGACCAGGTCACCTTCACCGGCTCGGTCCCCACCGGCATCAAGGTCGCGCAGGCCGCCGCCGCCAACGTGGTGCCCTCCGTCACCGAACTGGGCGGCAAGTCGCCGTTCATCGTCTTCGCCGACGCCGACTTCGACCTGGCGCTGAGCGCGATCCTCGGCTGGTCGTTCAGCAACGCCGGCCAGATGTGCTCGGCCGGCACCCGGCTGCTGCTCCAGCGCGGCGCCGAGGAGTTCCTGGACCGGCTGGTCGAGAAGATCGCCGCCCTGCGCGTCGGACCCGGCCTCACTGACCCGGACATCGGCCCGCTGGTCGCCGCCCGGCAGCGCGACCGTGTCCTCGGCTACCTGGAACTGGCCCGGCAGGAAGGCGCCGTGGCCCGGGTCGGCGGCGGCGCCCCCACCGCCCCGGAACTCGCCGACGGCTACTACATCGAGCCGACCGTCCTCACCGGCCTGACCAATGAGGCCCGGTGCGCCCGCGAGGAGATCTTCGGCCCCGTCGTCACCGTCATCGACTTCGACGACGCCGACGAGGCCCTGCGGATCGCCAACGACAGCCCGTACGGCCTGTCCTCCTACGTCTGGAGCCGCGACCTCGACCGGGCTATGCGCCTCGCCGAAGGCATCCGGGCCGGCCAGGTCTACGTCAACGTCACCAGCGCCGGCAGCGGCATCGAGCTTCCCTTCGGCGGCTACAAGCACAGCGGCTGGGGCCGGGAGAAGGGCCTTGAGGCGCTGGCGAGCTACACCCAGACGAAGAACGTCTGCATCGGATTCGGGGACCGGTCATGAGGTATCGCACGCTCGGTGAACACGGCCCGGTCGTCTCGGCGGTCGGTGTCGGCGGCAACAACTTCGGCTCCCGCCTCGACGAGGAGGGCACGAACGGGGTCGTCCACGCCGCCCTCGACGCCGGGATCACCCTGTTCGACACCGCCGACATGTACGGCGGGTTCGGTGAGCGCGGCGGGGAGCGC of the Streptomyces koelreuteriae genome contains:
- a CDS encoding ABC transporter ATP-binding protein gives rise to the protein MPDLNVMPDPSLTVPSMPTGTGKPLSVTRLRKTYGGVTAVDEVSMEIAAGEFVTFLGASGSGKTTTLMMIAGFCEPDSGSIVVGGRDVTRLAPQKRGLGFVFQQYLLFPHMTVWDNVAFPLTLRGVSKADQRRRVGETLEMAGLSAMARRRPRELSGGQQQRVALCRALVYRPPVILMDEPLGALDKKLRDQLQTEIKRIQQELGLTVIYVTHDQEEALVLSDRIAVMRDGRIDQFDTPQELFERPRTPFVADFLGAANFLPGRLEAHTGEITTVRLDSGGLITARPQAVPDGARVRAAVQPGRLVLCPPDQGFCTGTVETVTYVGTLVRVTVRPLGGADTEPVRLELPAGRAPSFGERVGLTADPANVSVFPDTENGG
- a CDS encoding ABC transporter permease; translation: MAVLAPASRPAAPVPRRKRQARLLSDRRTRFGLLNAAPVVLYLLILFVYPIFSTLMLSLKDQAGGFTLHWYADAFRGANLEILLTTLRISAETSLISLVVGFVLASAICRLKPLWAGLAMLVVVVPHFISALVRTYGWIILLGDNGVVNNALTDSRFPGAPFQLLYNEIGVVIGTTAVMLPYTVLLLYAVMKGIDRRLLAAAASMGAGKITIFRRVYVPLVAPGLVNAGVLCFILCLGYYLTPALMGGEKQTMVASLIDEQVMKQNQWNGASALGIILLLFTFAGLILLRLLKSAGEAYRNRGTAS
- a CDS encoding ABC transporter permease; amino-acid sequence: MIELRATLAGRIALAVLSTLILLFLAMPIIVIVVTSFGKDAFGSFPPEAWTLGWYEQLFADGSKWPAALSLSVLVASLTTVFSLVLGITAATALVRSDLPLRSAVYGLVLAPLVIPQVVIALGLFLLFEPAAMLGSPIAIAFGHTVLASPIAVMILMATLKGIDERLEDAAASMGASRLTVWRRITFPLAAPGMIAAAIFSFITSFDEFFISQFLSSVDTVTLPVQVFNVLQYNVDPSVTAVSAILIAVAVVALALVVAVRRLGGPGKQAGLLPTESAVSLPAGSETR
- a CDS encoding aminotransferase class III-fold pyridoxal phosphate-dependent enzyme, which translates into the protein MTISTQAPAGELSATAARHLLLNMTPNGSLGRSGENLFVVRRGEGPYVDDADGKRYIDGLSGLYCCQLGYSYAPEFAEAADRQLRELCFSPLWSSSAHPTAIELSERLARIAPVDIEHTFFSGGGAEAVETAWKIARRYHALRGEAGRTKAIARRGAYHGLTLGALSLTDDPGLREPYGPGAIETRFVSNTNRFGLAPEAPGAPEAPERMDDETFTSHLLAELEAAILAEGPDTVAMLIAEPVQNRGGCITPPEGYWPGLRALADRYGFLLVTDEVITAFGRLGEWFGGDLYGARPDIVTVAKGITAGYAPMGATLVSDRVTEVINRPGAVLNHGYTFAGHPLSAAIALRSLDIMERDRILDNVRGHQAHLARRMDALTDLPIVGDVRGAGFFYAVELTGDLDDGGFGDTARTALVADLIPRRLREAGLLARVYNRAAPLVQIAPPLISDRELLDRIGDIIAATLDEASARL
- a CDS encoding succinylglutamate desuccinylase/aspartoacylase family protein, which translates into the protein MYSIGPLTVAPGERAQGLIPVGTSTYGVELGIPLIVVNGTEDGPVLCVDAGVHGDEYDGQEAIRRVLAEVDPVGLRGTLVGIPCMNTPAFEAAARTSGLDHLNLNRIFPGDADGSYSLRLAATFVEQVVPAIDALVDLHTGGTFGEIAPLTIVQGGYEDLATGIGLAAGHRLIWKGGKWGGTVRHPTLAAGKPAITIEAGGGTYREENVRLHIDSVLNIMRQLNMTDGGAELRDDYIAVSGTFARSAAGGFFLGHAAPGETCKQGDLIAHIVDHYGNTLEEVRAPQDGIVLWVRRIRTVRPGDEVVIFGEVQGEIQP
- a CDS encoding aldehyde dehydrogenase family protein, with translation MSGEPELLLVDGKRIPAADGRTFTVLDPADGTALTQVALAGPADVDQAVAAARAAFTAPEWARMRAADRGRLLTRIADAIRGEGERLARLECQDVGKPLRQARADVESAARYFEFYAGIADKLGGSTIPLGPGLIDYTVREPIGVSGQIIPFNYPLQNTARGSAPALAAGCTVVLKPSPEAPLTPLEIGRIALECGLPPGVLNVVPGDAETGAALAGHPGIDQVTFTGSVPTGIKVAQAAAANVVPSVTELGGKSPFIVFADADFDLALSAILGWSFSNAGQMCSAGTRLLLQRGAEEFLDRLVEKIAALRVGPGLTDPDIGPLVAARQRDRVLGYLELARQEGAVARVGGGAPTAPELADGYYIEPTVLTGLTNEARCAREEIFGPVVTVIDFDDADEALRIANDSPYGLSSYVWSRDLDRAMRLAEGIRAGQVYVNVTSAGSGIELPFGGYKHSGWGREKGLEALASYTQTKNVCIGFGDRS